ATCGAGGGTCAGGAGGTAGATCTGATTCCGGGCGATGAGCAATGCAGTTAGAGTCAGAGGCTAATAAACATCCTTCAGTTGGAGGATCTTCATCGGTGACAAGGATTTGATCCGTTTGCACAGGCCACAGTTGATCATATAGATCCATCGGAAGAGGGCGGTCGAAGATGAGGCTTCGTTTCGTCTTAAAGACGAAGCCATCTTCCACGTCATCTTTCCAATCGGACCACTTTGCACTCTCATTGGTAGTCACCCCAGCCCAAATGAGATACGTGTGGTAAAACAGAAAAGAAGTTGCTAGTGGGGCAGTCATAAGCATCAACAGAAATACTGTCCCAATTTTGGGATAAGCAGCAACCACGATACCCCATGTGTTGACCCAAGTTGTCCAGCCTTGCATAGCGTCCTGTATTTCCGGTGGAACCACTTGCTTCAGCATCTTAGAGAGTATGGAATGACCAAGGTAAGAGCCGTATATCAACATGACAGAAAGGGAGACCAAGAGCGAAATGAAGTACACGCAGTTGTTGGCCCCGACGCAATTCATCAGCCATACACAGTGGTGGTCATGCCGAGAAACACAGGCCTGGCAGAAACTGCAATGCTTGCTGCGTGCTGGTTTGAGGAACTTGCAGGTGCTACATTTATGCCCCGGATGAAAAAGGACTCGGTCATACGGATAGCGTCTCATCTCCTGTTCATGGTTCTCTGCTGTGATAAATGACTTGGTCACAACACACTTATAGAGTAGGATATATGGCAAGCTGATAGCTGCAGGTACCCAGAGTCGATGAATGCTTGAAAGCCGAGGCCATGCGGCGGGGACAAATATGCCTTCTCCAATGACCAGCAAGGAGGTAAAGAATATCTAGTAGGCATGGTCAGTATCTCAATAAGTGTCATTAAACAAAGAGGCTCACGAGGACAAGCGGATGGTTCTCCTTCAATACATAGCTGCCAGATCGATTCCAGCATCGTACTATCCTCCCGCCGAACAAGCGATTATCGACAACGGTAATCCCTTTCGGAAAGTACACCCATAGTGCTCGATGGAGCCAGGCCACGGGAGTTTTCCTTGGGCAGTCAGCGCAGAGCTTTACATGATATCAATCTAGCACTTTGCTTACCGAAAGGCTGGCAGCCTGCCAAATAGCGCGACAAAGGTGAACGCCGAGATCGCCAGAATCACCAGGCTAACAGTTCTGAGAGCCCCCATTCTGAAGCGTATGTTCTCTCTTTAAGTTCAGAGGATGTGGTGTTCGCTCTGCATCCCCCAGCAATGTTCTTAACTCTTCCTGCATTCCTTAACTTGTGAACAGTCGACACGTTCTTCGTCGCAAGTCGTCAAGTTTGTGAATGCCACGTGACCACGATTTCAGTGAACCAACTATTTCAGCTATGACCCCTGTTGATTGAGAGCGCCGGAATCTCATATGATCAAATCTAAGAACCGACGGTCGTGTCAGTGAGATAACATCTGTCTTACTCCATAGTCCGCTGTTTGAATGGAAAATAGCTTCATACGACACGTCAATACGCGATACCGCGTCGCAGACAAAGCCGGCCTATTCAAAGGTGTGATATCTTGAAGAAAGGTTATTTATTAGCATTCCTGAAGATTTGAAATGGCAACTTTCACAAGCGACTCGTCTCGGGCTGAAACAACGACGATGAATCTATTTCAAGGCGCACGATTCTGGCTATCCCTGACTGTTCCGCAAAGGCCGAGGTTTAAAGAATTAATCAAGGTATTTCAGGAACTTTTAATCTTGCTTGGAGGTTCATAGGTTAATAAATATCTAGCAATACGGTGGCACTGTTGTGTTGATGGAGAAGGATGCCGACGTGAAGCTGGTGGATCACACGAGGAAAGATCTACCTAGGGACACGTAGGGAATACGGAACCTTTTACTAGCTCGGGATCAATGTGCTAACACCAAGCTAGCTTCTCCTATCGATACGTAGAGCGTTCTATCAACAAGGGACGTCTCGAAGATCTAGAAGCCCACCGGGTTGGGCCATCCGCACCTCGTCCAATGGGtgcatccaacatccccacAAAAAGCACACGATCGTTCTTTACCTTGGAAGAGGATCAAATCGTGTTTGATTGGGTCGAACACCTTGGTCAGGAGCCAGGGGCACCTGTCCAAGGTAACAAAATCTATCAAGATTTAAGTGAACTGGTGTGATGCTCTCCTGTTTCTGTCAAGGCTACAGAACACAATAACTTAATTATGATGCTGACTGGTAGAATACAGTTTCCCAGTCACCCGTGGCAATCCTGGCGTAGTAGATACATGAAGCATCTGCGTGGCAAGGGTCGTCCAGGGGGAGGCACCCCATCATCATATGACGAGCTTTTACAGTCTGCACCACCCCAAGGAGAACGTTCAAAAGCCTTACCTGCCCAAGCTTCCCCCGAAGACTCCACAGCATCATCTAGCTCAAGGGTCCCCCGGCTGGCACCACCAGGTCCAGTCCAAGCAAGTACGCCAAGCAGCCCAAAACGAAAACGAGATGCCGACCCTGAACGGTCAAATCAACGGCGGAGGGATGTTTCCCCTATGAAAAGAAGAGCAATTGAAGCTTCTGCAATTGCGGGCCTTTCCTCACCCCGTCCCCGTCCTGATAGCCGAAGACCACAACCAGAGTCACAAAACGTGGCAGCCACATCACACTTGACTGCACGCCCAGAAAGAGGCTCGCCCACTGCCTCGTCGTCAGATGCAGGACCACTTGAAGGCCTTggtattccagatctcttCCCGGTCCCAAACCCTTACCCACAAACTCCTCGTCGCGTCACCCGGGAGACTTCACATCGTCCAGCAGATGTAACAAAATCGCCAGCGCCACCAGCGCCACCACGACCATTGGGGGACAATGCCTTCGCGCAGTCCGGTCGATTCAAGAAACAAGCACCGAATCCCAGACCACCAATCAAAGATATCTTCGAAGACCCAGTGAACTCCACTTTCCTAGAACTCCCATTTTTGCCATCAAGCCCAGCATCCGAAGTATCTGAAGATGACACATCAGATGCACCTGACGTCGATACTTGGATTGATCAACGCCTAGCTCTAGGTGCCAAGGAATCCCAGGTGTTCGATGCTCTGCGATGTACAAGCATGGTCCCAGAGATGGCAGACAAGGTTCTCAAATACCTCACGGCCGGGAAGGGTATTCCCGATGATATGCCCGGGGTCTGGACAGCGGAGGATGACATCTGTTTACAAGCGGGGGAATATGCACGTGTGCGGCGAGCGTTGAAGAAACACGGTGCAGAGGCGTACAAGGATAGATGGGAATATTTGAGCATGGCCCGGCAGACGGGGCTCATTGAATGATAACCATGAAGTATGCAATTCGAAAAACACACGAAGGACAGCTAAAATGGACGAATTGAAACTGTGAAGTACATGAACATTAGCGTGTAGCTAGAAACGAGAAAAAAACTACTCTCCGAAGACACCAGTATCGACCTGCCCAGAACGCAACGAGGAAATTGAAACTCAAAACAAAACATCAATGCAAGGGCAGCAGTGCCATATTCAAAGCGCATAGGTTGCGACGATCAAGGAGAATTGTAGCGATGGCCATTCGCTATAGCGCACCCgagattggaaaaaaaggCCCAAAATATCACAGTTGTGTACCATTTGCGGGTTGGAGACATATCGAATTGTCAGTGAAAATGGTAGCTTCAGTTATCCTTGAAAACACTATGAAAGATGTTAGGGACGCATTTCGAGCTTTCCTTGGGAGGGCTTGACTCACAGGTGCGATTCGTAAAACTTGAGCATCTAGTTTGGTAGTCAGTTACCTTGTCGCTGCTTTTCGGCATAGTAGAGGACACACTTTTAGAGGACACTTTTCATAGCAGGCCTGGACAGACAGTTTCGCCTTGTGTCCGTTGTTGAATTCGAGCCAGGCCATGAGACCTGCGTCGCCCTCCCGGACTATTGTGTCCACCTCTTTCACATCCTTATCCCAGTTCTTTCCCTTTGGAAGCCATTGAATGCCATTTTCTTCAGATGAGGGGGAAGCTTGCTCAGACGTCTCTTTAGGTATTGATTTTCGGCGCTGTCTCTTAGCTTCGCTCGCTGCCGGGGCCGGTGAAGCCTTAGCAAGCGTCGAATCACCCATGGATTTGCGCTTGCGACCTGGCTTCGCTGCCGCAGGCTGCAATTCTTCCTTCCCCGGGCGACCACCAATCCTCTTGTAGTATGCTATGACAACGTCACGGGCTCCTTCCCTATGATGTTTGTCAATAAATGCGCGTAGtagatctcgaagcccgaCGAGGATATGGACGTACATGAGaccatcctcctcttcccaTGTGCGGTCTTTGATCTTGTCATAGCCCTTCCATTTTACCAAAAGCTTAAGAGTCCCCTGTAGTTGATTAGCTTCTCGGCACAATGAGGCTGAGTGGTGTGGATATACATCATCAAGCCATGCGTGATCAAGAATATCCTCGACTACATAGCTACGTTTCGTTAGAAACAATTGTCCGCCAATCGGTCGAAATGCGCAACTCACAGTCCCTCCTCcccatcatcctcctcttcgtcttcgtcttcttcgtcctccGGGGACTCCTGATTATATTTGCCATTTGCCTCCGGCGCCTTTCTGAAGGGAATGTCGCCAGATTCCTCGTCGGACAAATCTTCAACGGGAGCTGGGTAATAAACGGGTCAGCCGAGATGCTCACCATTGCGCGCGCGGCAAGTGAACATTGGGGAGGGGAAACACTCACGAGGCATGTCTCGGTTGAAGGGTGAGATCAAGTTAGAAAGTTTAGAAAACAGATTGGCGACTAGAGGATTAAAACCTCAATAGCAGTTGTAAGGTCAAACGATAGACTGTCGCATCCAGAGCAACTAGAGGAGTCAAGAAGCAGAAACGCGTTGAAGGCGGACAAGAGACGCTATACCGCTTTGGGCAATCAGAATTTCATTTGTCAAAAGTGCATTTCGGGAAGCTCCCCCTCAAGGCTCAACTTGCAAGTTTGCTGCTTTGTCTTGTCATCTTCTCTTGATCATCTCTTGATCTCCTCATCGGTGCTCTCCTTCTTAAAAAGCGTTATCTTTTGCCAGGTGGCAGCCCACCGTCAACATGGCAATGCGTAAGGCCGCATCCCCATACCCCTCATTCTTGAAATGGGATCTTGGCTAACTATGTGGATTTGGTCTTCAACAGAGCTTGATATGTCTCAGGGTAACTGCTCCTTGGACATATTGGTTCAAATCGGACTCAGGTCGCTAACATAAAGGGGTAGCTTCGATCTTGAAGGATGAGCAGGGACGGCCGTTTATTGTTGTTCGCGAGTACGTTCACCGCTACGCCTTGTCTTCCGTTTCAACATCCCATTGATACTTGGAGGGTTGATATATGAGGCTGACGTGTCTTTTTCATAAAACAGTcagggaaagaagaagagacaACATGGCACCGAGGCCGTCAAGTCACACATTGTTGCCGCCAAGACGGTGGCCAGCATTGTCAAGTCTTCTCTGGTAGGGAACTCTGCAAGCGATGAATGGAAAGATACCTGACTTTTGTTTTCAGGGTCCTCGTGGTCTTGATAAGATTCTGATCTCCGCCGACGGCGATATTACCGTCACCAACGATGGCGCAACTATTCTCGGACAGGTTCGACCCCAAAGGCCCCCCCCCGGATAGTCCAAACATGGTTCGAGAGACTGATACGATGATCGTGATTAGATGGATATCACAAACAACGTCGCGAAGCTGCTGGTTGAGCTTTCGAAGTCTCAGGACGAGGAGATCGGTGATGGCACGACCGGTGTCGTGGTGCTGGCAGCGGCCATGCTTGAACAAGCCTCGGACCTCATTGACAAAGGCATCCACCCCATCCGGATAGCTGACGGATATGATCAGGCCTGCGAGATCGCCATTGCTGAGCTTGACAAAATCAGTGACGAAATTACATTTAGCCAAGATGATACCACCAACCTCCTCAAAGTGGCCAAGACCAGTTTGGGCAGCAAGATGTAAAAATTCTTATAGCTGTATAACATTTGTAGTTGATGCTGACAGTTTTGATAGTGTCTCCAAGTCCCACGACCAATTCGCCAAGATCGCCGTTGATGCCGTGCTCTCGGTTGCCGACTTTGAGCGCAAGGATGTCGACTTCGAGTTGATCAAGCTTGACGGCAAGGTCGGTGGCTCCCTCGAGGACTCTCTGCTTGTCCGCGGTGTTATTGTGGACAAGGACTTCTCTCACCCCCAGATGCCCGATGAAGTTCGGGATGCAAAATTGGCCATCTTGACCTGTCCCTTTGAGCCTCCCAAGCCCAAGACCAAGCACAAGCTTGATATCACATCTGTTGAGGAATTCAAGAAGCTGCAGGACTACGAGAAGGAGAAGTTCACAGAGATGATCCAGCAGCTGAAGGAATCAGGTGCCAACCTGGTCATCTGCCAGTGGGGTTTCGATGATGAGGCCAACCATCTTTTGCTCCAGAATAACCTGCCTGCCGTTCGTTGGGTTGGTGGGCCTGAGATTGAATTGATCGCCATTGCCACAAACGGCCGTATTGTGCCCCGCTTCGAGGATCTGACCTCTGACAAGCTCGGCACGGCTGGTGTTGTCCGTGAGATGAGCTTCGGAACCACGAGAGAGAAGATGCTGGTTATTGAGGAGTGCGCCAACACTCGTGCAGTGACAATTTTCGTTCGTGGAAGTAACAAGATGGTGAGTCACTTCGTACCACACGTAGTGAGATGTACGAATGGCTAACTTCAGCCACAGATTATTGATGAGGCCAAGCGGTCACTACACGATGCTCTGTGTGTTGTCCGCAATTTAGTGCGCGACAATCGTGTGGTCTACGGCGGTGGTGCTGCTGAGATTGCTTGCTCCATTGCCGTCGAGGATGCCGCTGTCAAGAGTCCCGGCATTGAGCAATATGCCATGCGCGCCTTCGCTGATGCGCTGGATGCCGTGCCCTTGGCCCTTGCCGAGAACTCTGGCTTGAGTCCCATTGAGACCCTTGCCTCTATTAAGTCGCGTCaggtcaaggagaagaacaCACGTCTTGGTGTTGACTGCATGATGACTGGCACTAACGGTATGTCTCTAAATTATCACTCCTTACCATAGTTCTGTTCATGGGCTAACTCGGGCTCCTTAGATATGCGTGAGCACTTCGCTATTGACCCCCTGATTGGCAAGCGCCAGCAACTTCTGCTTGCTACCCAGCTGTGCCGCATGGTTCTTAAGGTACTGCTCCCATCCACTCTTTCTATCGTGCTCACTGCTAAACTTTAATCAGATCAACAATGTTATCATCTCCGGTGATGATCAGTCTGAGTTCTAGATCACTAGATCCTAGTCTTTTCTACGatggcaaaagaaaaaaaaaatgatgATTCTGGTCTGCTGTGTAAAAACAGGATCCCTTACATAGAACCCTTTTGGTTTCAACTAAACGAAAGGATTGATAATTTCTCTATCTGGTCACATTTTCTGGTCTCGCTATTGATTTGAGTCTTTGTATCTACGACTAGCATTTATATTCAGTAGACATGCCATGGCCCAGAACGGCATCTGATTCCTAACAGTCAACCTGACTGCCATGCAGCAGGCGACCCTAACCAGAAACCCTATCAGTGCGACAGACTTATCTCACTTATAAAACCCAGACACTAATAGTTCCCGACTGGGTCACATCTCTTCTGCCTTGGGGCCAGACGATGTCAACCGGAAGTCTTTGCCGAAACCACAGCAATAGCGAAATCCATACCAGTGTGGCGCATATAAACCATGTAAGCCTTGAACCAACAGTTCCGCACCAGCAGACCGGTTGGTTTTCGTGGGAGATCCGTGCCTCCATTCGGGATCGTGTGGGATTGCCTGTGTTCACGAGGGTCACCCGATATGCCGAGGAACACCAGAACCCAAAAGAAGACAGATGCACTCCCACCCCAACATCAACTGACACGGTTAGCTTTTTGAAGCCTGGCTTCCGTTTTATCTCGGTGCGCCTTCGTGGGGGTGCCTTTTTAGCCGGAGCATATCTTTCCCAATAAGGTCTTCTGGACTGATAGATGAACGGAACTAGATTGCTGGTGACTTGCCCCCATCGTGGGGATTGATATTGCCTTGTTACCCGGAGAAGAGATTGGAAACTCAACTTTTTGGAAACTGCAGTTAGGTAGTTGATGTCTGCTTTCTTTTAGATGGTACCTGAAGCCTTGTATGCGAGTTTGGGTCAGGATTTTCTATCAACTTGGACGATGCGTTAGCGTTGGCTTGATTCTTGTCATTCTATATCTCCATCCTGGCTGGTAGCACTGCTCAGGATTCAGATGAGTGTCCATGATAACAACGCTGTTTTATTCATTCCTACCTGAAAACATCTTGGTAGGACGAAGATCAGACCGTATCTGCATGCACAATATAGAGATCCCCACTCTACAAGGTAACCTGTACGAGGAGCAAATGTCGACATCAACACGAAGGCGCAGCGATATACGCTATTCATACCGGCAACGATGTTGACGTTCAGGTTATACAAATCCGGAACAAGCTCATTGTCCCGAATGTGCTGCGTTTAGTTGCATCGTCGTGACCCCCGGGAACTACTTCAAGGAATGGAGTGTCGGCCTATGGGACGGACTGGAATTGTGCAGCTGGCATAAAATGGATGATAATCATCGCTTTCCTCGGCAGGAGGCCCAAATTGGAATTTCACGGTGACGGCCGCGTACTCAGTCTCAGTCTCTGTGGGATGGACATGTTCATAGCTCGAAAAAAGATGGGCCCATCATGCAAAGACGTCAAGCTCTTGCAGCGCGTAGAGAAAAAAgcttgctttctttttcccaACTCCTTCTTGAAACGGTATGCTAGAGCTTTCAGCTTCGTGCGGGGGGTTCAAAATTGATCCCAGGGTTTTACAGTGCATGGAAGTACGACCTCAGTTCCCCGCGACTCGTGGACTATAATATTTAGAACTCTGCTATTCACTACAGCTCAATTGAGGGTGAGACTGGTCTAGACTCGTTCTATTTTGTTCTACCTTTTCACATGTGAATTGATAGATGGTGTTTCGGGACATTGGAAGCTGACTACCTTCTTCAATGTTGACGGGATATCCACTTGTCTGTACGAGCTTACCTTTTTGAGCAGTCACAATTGAGGGTCGCTTTGACTTAGCCGagaagatgatgaacaaGATGTTGGACGATCGCTTAGCTACCCCCCATCTGTATCCCCAGACACAACAATGGCAACAGCTATCCGTCGTATTTTGAAATACCGGCTGCACCAGAAAGCCATCGATCTCGAACGACTGCATTGCAGTACAATTCCAAATCAAACGAGGCCAGAGTAAGTGCCGTCCCAAGATAAAGACCTTAAAATGTGGGCATATCAATGCACCGGCTGCATCGAGGATATCTAAACATAGCATCACACGATTGCAAGACGGATGACATTCCGCGGCAGATCAATTTAAAGTCCCCCGTGACCTGCAGCGGCTCGTGTTTCAGGACGTCTTCGCTGGAAAATTGAATAACGGGCGGCAGCCGCCATCACAGGAGACGGACATCAGCTCCAGCATAACCGGAGGTAAGTATGCCGGGGTACGATGTACCCTGCCTGGAAGGATCAGTTACTGGTGTACATGGATTCGTTCGATCTTCCACCTTGGACCGAATGCAAATCCATCGCTGCGGTGTGACACCGCTGACAGGTACGAGTGTAAGCCCCGATCTCGCGCCCATTTTCGTGGCCGGGGCGAGATTGCAATTTGTGGGACATGTAGACGTGGGTTGGTTGTGCTGGCtattcttgtctttttttttcgtcttcCGGTAGATTATCGGTAGAGAGGGTTAGATCAAGGGTATGAGTCTACGTGGGATCTCTCTGTGTTCCGTACCCTGCGTTCTTAATAGAACTGGGCTACATCGTATAGTCCGGTAGAAGAGTAGGCaatgtctttttttggggggggggggggtttcaaATAACGGTAGTCGACATAGCCGCGCTATGCTTGAAGCAAACTTCCACTGGAAATATTCTTTCTGCGATTCAGATGACCTGGTGCTAGCAGTCTGGTTCCATGTGGAACAAGATGCCAGAAGCTACATGGACCGGCCAGAATCGACGTTTGGGTAAATTTGGGCGTTGTTGACTCTAACGGACCTCGGACTATAAGTCGCTATCGCGTCAGCCTCGATGCTAGAATCAGAATCACCTAGGGGATTGACGTGGCTTCGTTTCGTTCGAAGTCCAGTACTAAGATATCGGATGGGTTTCAATCTTCTCGTGACCGTTGTTTGAACTGAGCATTCTCCTCGGCTGGTGTGCAACTCTCATTCAGTTGTTCTACCGCTTCTTCGGGGAATTGTTGGTCTCGTCACACGACAATGCACCTGTTAGCCATCAACACATCACAAACCCAGTGACAGCTATAGCTGATGCTCAGGGCTATTTGTCTGTACTGGGCGACTTTGGCCTCACTGTGGTTGCTTGCGGTCAACTCCGTACTAAAGTATGGAAAAATTGGTACAGGGCACGTATGATACATGAAGTGACTATACTTTTCAAATTTCCCGTATTCTAtctcgattttttttttgtttctaATCTATTTGCATCAGATCAAAAATGTTAAATGGGTTGCCAGTGAGCATCGTTGGATAGCCGAAAGCGGCCTCTCAAGGTCCGAGATGTCCTAATATGGCTTCCCCGGAATTTGATCCTCGCGAAAGGTTGGGAGCATTTTGATCACTTAAGAGTGTGTAGTGTTGCAGGAGTTCATTTGTTTAGTCTATAGAATTAGAAATTATAGAAAAAGACGAGAGCTTAGATGGACATCGTCATAATAACTCTGTCCCAGCTTGCATACGTAAATTAAACCACATCCGGGTGCCACAACTCGCAACTTATCTTCTAGCCTAAACAAAACATGTTGGATGAGATGCAGGTGATGGTCGTTGTTTTCAGTCGATATCAAAATTTAATGCGACCAACAAATAGCCACGACCGATGGGTAGGTAGGCGACAAAGCCGGATAAATTAGCTTGCTGGAGGCTCCAGATCAGAACTCAAGACACTGACAGGTGAACAGGGGGCAAAACCAACGAATCATCCAAAATGAACTCCAAGACATTAGCCAGTCAGTTCACAGTCAGCAGTGACAGAGTACTAGCAAACGACCAAAGAAAGTAATCGATCACCCGTCGCATGGCGCGCTGTCAAAGAAGCCACCGTGATAACCATTCAGAAAAGGCTTCGGTATCAACCAGGGCTTCGACTTCTAATGGCCTAGACTATGTGTCGATCAAACCCTCCGTGTCAAAAACAAGCAATCAAGGACAGCGATCCCAGCCTATCGCCCGCCACCTTCACACGCTGCGAGACTTCGAACCGGCGGTGATGAGAGAGATCTTTGTACACAGCCGCTACTACCGCTGGGGgcgatggaaaaaaaaaaacaaaagagcTGTCAGGAGAGAGCTGCCATTACTTACCACCAGATGCACATGGCTCGATGCAGTCAGCTTGCAGTGTGGGGGTATCATTGGTCGGGCAGCCTGGGATCACGTATATTGTCTAGTTGTTTGCGCAATGGAAAGAGCACAAAAGGAAGGTATGGTCTTTAGCTATTCCACAGGTAGACAGGTCTACAACATCGGCTTCTAGTCGGGTGGTTTTCAAAGTTGGGCTATTTCTGGAGACTCTTTTCTATCTCCAGCCATTGGAACAAGCAAAACCCGGCTGTGATCGCTTTGCGGCATTGAATGGCTTGGGATTCGAATTTGACATTGGTCAACAAACGCACTTCGCATAAAAGGAGTAAATTGAAGATCTGGAGTCAGGGGTCCGGAAGTTCACAATCTGAAATCATCCCTGGCCTTGACAGGGGCTGCTGCTCCAACTCAAAAACCAGACACCAGAACaagcaaagaaagagaaagaaacgGTAACTACTCCGTAACACGCATTTGATTCTGAATCTCTCTCGCAGTGTGCTTTCTTGGAAACAATTGGCAATGCCAAGATGGTGGATAAAGCATAAAGTCCAGAACACTTCGTGCTGTGTGGAGTGGACTCTGTGTAGACCCTTGCACAAGGTTCCCTATCAGTGGATGTGGGTCTATAACGTTAGAAGAATGAGAGCAGACATGCCAGGACTATCGAAGATCTGGGAACCTGATCTGCAGAAAGCACAGGGTAGATAGATTATTGGGCCCCAATTCCAAACAAGGGAGATTTCAACGATCCGGGGCCAGGAGCCGCACAGACAAGATAATGAGCTAGACCTTTGCGGTATGCATGGagatactttttttttggttgctAGTTTGTGGCAATTGAAAAAGTAGCAGGAATTACACACTTGACCACCTGAGCCCGAGCTAGTG
Above is a window of Penicillium digitatum chromosome 2, complete sequence DNA encoding:
- a CDS encoding Palmitoyltransferase swf1 yields the protein MGALRTVSLVILAISAFTFVALFGRLPAFRKTPVAWLHRALWVYFPKGITVVDNRLFGGRIVRCWNRSGSYVLKENHPLVLIFFTSLLVIGEGIFVPAAWPRLSSIHRLWVPAAISLPYILLYKCVVTKSFITAENHEQEMRRYPYDRVLFHPGHKCSTCKFLKPARSKHCSFCQACVSRHDHHCVWLMNCVGANNCVYFISLLVSLSVMLIYGSYLGHSILSKMLKQVVPPEIQDAMQGWTTWVNTWGIVVAAYPKIGTVFLLMLMTAPLATSFLFYHTYLIWAGVTTNESAKWSDWKDDVEDGFVFKTKRSLIFDRPLPMDLYDQLWPVQTDQILVTDEDPPTEGCLLASDSNCIAHRPESDLPPDPRWKRLNTMRDVDNIYDMGFWYNLRDVVGLSVRRSNEMSGIQAL
- a CDS encoding Rap1 - C-terminal — its product is MATFTSDSSRAETTTMNLFQGARFWLSLTVPQRPRFKELIKQYGGTVVLMEKDADVKLVDHTRKDLPRDTFSYRYVERSINKGRLEDLEAHRVGPSAPRPMGASNIPTKSTRSFFTLEEDQIVFDWVEHLGQEPGAPVQGNKIYQDLSELFPSHPWQSWRSRYMKHLRGKGRPGGGTPSSYDELLQSAPPQGERSKALPAQASPEDSTASSSSRVPRLAPPGPVQASTPSSPKRKRDADPERSNQRRRDVSPMKRRAIEASAIAGLSSPRPRPDSRRPQPESQNVAATSHLTARPERGSPTASSSDAGPLEGLGIPDLFPVPNPYPQTPRRVTRETSHRPADVTKSPAPPAPPRPLGDNAFAQSGRFKKQAPNPRPPIKDIFEDPVNSTFLELPFLPSSPASEVSEDDTSDAPDVDTWIDQRLALGAKESQVFDALRCTSMVPEMADKVLKYLTAGKGIPDDMPGVWTAEDDICLQAGEYARVRRALKKHGAEAYKDRWEYLSMARQTGLIE
- a CDS encoding Chromatin-associated protein; the encoded protein is MPPPVEDLSDEESGDIPFRKAPEANGKYNQESPEDEEDEDEEEDDGEEGLYVVEDILDHAWLDDGTLKLLVKWKGYDKIKDRTWEEEDGLMEGARDVVIAYYKRIGGRPGKEELQPAAAKPGRKRKSMGDSTLAKASPAPAASEAKRQRRKSIPKETSEQASPSSEENGIQWLPKGKNWDKDVKEVDTIVREGDAGLMAWLEFNNGHKAKLSVQACYEKCPLKMLKFYESHLVFKDN
- a CDS encoding T-complex protein 1, epsilon subunit, putative; translation: MAMQLDMSQASILKDEQGRPFIVVRDQGKKKRQHGTEAVKSHIVAAKTVASIVKSSLGPRGLDKILISADGDITVTNDGATILGQMDITNNVAKLLVELSKSQDEEIGDGTTGVVVLAAAMLEQASDLIDKGIHPIRIADGYDQACEIAIAELDKISDEITFSQDDTTNLLKVAKTSLGSKIVSKSHDQFAKIAVDAVLSVADFERKDVDFELIKLDGKVGGSLEDSLLVRGVIVDKDFSHPQMPDEVRDAKLAILTCPFEPPKPKTKHKLDITSVEEFKKLQDYEKEKFTEMIQQLKESGANLVICQWGFDDEANHLLLQNNLPAVRWVGGPEIELIAIATNGRIVPRFEDLTSDKLGTAGVVREMSFGTTREKMLVIEECANTRAVTIFVRGSNKMIIDEAKRSLHDALCVVRNLVRDNRVVYGGGAAEIACSIAVEDAAVKSPGIEQYAMRAFADALDAVPLALAENSGLSPIETLASIKSRQVKEKNTRLGVDCMMTGTNDMREHFAIDPLIGKRQQLLLATQLCRMVLKINNVIISGDDQSEF